Below is a genomic region from bacterium.
CCCGCGGCAATGGCTGCGCCCCCTTCGTCATTCGGGGGCCGCTGCGCGGGGGCAAGACGGCCATCGCGTGCGCGACCTCGCAGTACCTGACGGCACTGCTGCTGGCCTGCCCGCTGGCGCGGGGCGATAGCGAGATCGAGGTCGTGTCGCTGACCGAGCACCCGTATGTCGAGATGACGCTGCACTGGCTCGATCAGCTCGGCGTGCAGTACGACCGGGTGCGGATGGAGCGCTTCTGGATCCCCGGCGGGCAGAGCTACCATGGGTTCGCGGCCGACATCCCGGCCGACTGGTCCTCGGCCACGTTCTTCCTGTGTGCCGGGGCCATCGGGCATGAGCCCATCACCCTCACCGGCCTGGACCTGACCGACCCGCAGGGCGACAAGGCCGTGGTGGACATGCTGCGGCAGATGGGCGCCGCCATCGAGGAGACGGCGGCCGGGCTGACCGTCTCGGGCGGGAACCTGCGCGGCGCCGAACTCGACCTGAACGCCACGCCGGACGCGCTGCCGGCCCTGGCCGTGACGGCGTGCTTTGCCGAGGGCGAGACGCGGCTGGTGAACGTGGCCCAGGCGCGGCTGAAGGAGACCGACCGCATCGCCGTCATGGCCCGGGAACTGCGGAAGCTGGGCGCGGACGTTCAAGAACGTGAGGACGGGCTGGTGGTCCGCGGGTCGCGACTGCGGGGGGCGCTGGTCGAGGGGCATGGAGACCACCGGGTGGTGATGTCGCTGGCGGTGGCCGGTGCCTTCGCCGAGGGCGAGACGACGATCACGACGGCCGAGGCCGTGGAGGTCACGTTCCCGAACTTCGTGGAGCTGATGGGGTCGTTGGGGTCAGACATTCGCGGAACCTGAAGACTGAGTGACCGACGGGAGGGGTAGACATGGGCACCATGCGCGCATTGTCTTACGTCGTCGCTGTTGGCTTTCTGCTCATCATGCTGGCTACGCTTCTGGCGATACCGTCCTGGGCCCAGGAGACAGTGGCTTCGCCACAGCTGGGACCCATCATCGAGGATTTCCAGGGACCTTTCGAGGGGCCCGCGCCGCCACGTTGGCACCCCCAGAGCAACGACAACCCGCTTGGCTTCACTGGCGACGACACCATTACCCACGGCGGCGCGGTCTCCGCAAAGTGGGAGCCGGAGACATCGGGCCGCATGTTGTACTGCGCGGATGTGCCGGAAGACTGGTCCGCGTGGGACGGCCTCAGCATGTGGGTGCACTCGGCCAGGCCCACCAACTCGATGATGGCCGTGATGGTCTACTCGAACGATCCCGCCACGCCGCAGTGGGACTGCTACCGAGCGCTGGTGAAGATTGACTGGGAAGGCTGGCGCCTGCTGAACCTGCGCCGCCGCAGCCTCGCCCCGTGCTATAAGCCGGTCGGCTGGAATCAGGTCACCGAGTTGGGCTTCAGC
It encodes:
- the aroA gene encoding 3-phosphoshikimate 1-carboxyvinyltransferase, with the protein product MNLIVRPSNLSGTVAIPGSKSHTIRAITLAALAHGQSVLRSPLQSADTEAAMRAAAALGAETALGTDWTLTGVGGMPQVPEDVVDVANSGTTEYVMAAVAALVDGCSVFTGDEQIRRRPVEPLLAALRDLGAEAFTTRGNGCAPFVIRGPLRGGKTAIACATSQYLTALLLACPLARGDSEIEVVSLTEHPYVEMTLHWLDQLGVQYDRVRMERFWIPGGQSYHGFAADIPADWSSATFFLCAGAIGHEPITLTGLDLTDPQGDKAVVDMLRQMGAAIEETAAGLTVSGGNLRGAELDLNATPDALPALAVTACFAEGETRLVNVAQARLKETDRIAVMARELRKLGADVQEREDGLVVRGSRLRGALVEGHGDHRVVMSLAVAGAFAEGETTITTAEAVEVTFPNFVELMGSLGSDIRGT